A segment of the Aureliella helgolandensis genome:
CGGCATCCTGAATCCAATGCTCAATCTCTAAGACGGGGGCCGGATCGCCAATATGGAGTGTGGGCTGGTCGTCAGCCAATACACTCGTGGCGCACACGAACGATGTACAAACAATCAACAGAGCAATCGATGGATTTCGCATGAAACTCACTCCAGTAGAGGTTATTGGTTAAGCCGATCGGTTCACTCAGGGTTCAACGCGATTCAAACAATAGATCGTACCGGTTAGAAAAGCGATGCAGCCCAACACAGCACACAGGGCTGAATAGACCTCTGCATAAATATTTTGCGCTGGGCAACCGACCAGGGTCTGAGAGCATGCGAGGGCACCGCCTAGTGCAAGTGGCGACATAAACGATAGAGCGACGGGTGGCCCCGTTGAGCTGAGGAACGCTGAAGAACACCAGCCAATCCCCATGAACATTATGGCTAACGGCATGTACTGGGAGGAGTTGGGTTGCCCCTTACCGTTCACGGTTGCCTGCGACTTGAAATCAAACCTGAACGAGCGGTTGAATATTCCTGAAGGATGAGGAAGATCCTGAACGACCGATTAAATGCTTTGAAGAGGTGAGCTTGCTTGGTATTGCTCCTCGCCGGTGAGTTTGGCTGGGCGCGGTCTGGTGCAACAGAGAGTGCTGTTGGCAGCAAAATATTGGCTGGAAGATAGCCAGAGCAATTCATCTTCCTGCCTCCATCTTCCTGCCAAAACGACCGCCTGGATGCTTCGAAAACGTTCACGGTTGCCCGCGACTTAAACTCCAACCCGAACGGGCGGTTGAATTTACTAGCGAATAAGAAAGATCGTGAACGGTTGCGGAAAAAACACATATCCGTCGACAAGCCAACGCCAACCAGTACGCCAACAGGAATCAGGCAATATTCGACAGAGCAGTCTTAAGACTCTGGAGTTGCGGATGCCACTGCAACCGGTCTCTGCAGCACTTGCAGGTTCACTCAATAACGAAGACAACCTGCTAGTAAAATGCTTGCTCCCCCTGGGACGCACCACGCTGCACTGCAAGCTCACCGCGTTGGGGCACTGCGTCCTGCCGATAACGATTGTTCGAGCAGTTTTGACAACTCCTCGGCCACCAGGGGATGCGATTCAGCTAGGTTCTGTGTTTCACCTGGATCAGCCTCCAAGTCGAACAACTGCCCTTCTGCATTGGGAGCAGTGTCAGGCAATTGGTACTCTTTCAACAATTCGTGCTGTGCGTAGTTGTTGCCGCCTGAGCCTTTGTGTGCCAGGTACTTCCACTTTCCGCGGCGGATGGCAAGGTATTTTGCTCCACCGAAACCTTGTTGCAGCAAGTAGGCACGAATCGGCTCCGGATGGGGCGTTTCCAGGAATGCGGGCAACATACTGAAGCTGTCTTCAGCAGCCTGCTCAGGGAGTTTCACATCCAAAATTTCTGCCACCGTGGCCATCACATCGGTCAACGAAGTCAGTTCGCGCGAGGTTCGATTCGATGCAACCTTGCCAGGCCAGCGGACAACGAACGGGATTCGATGCCCCCCCTCCCAGTTGTCGCGTTTCACTCCGCGCCAAGGTCTGGCACCATCGTGTCCGTGATCGTGACGCATGTGATAGACCGTTGGAACTTCAGGCCCATTGTCGCTGGTAAAAATCACCAACGTCTCCTCTGCAATGTCTAAACGCTCGAGCGTCTCCATCAATTCGCCAACGATGTGATCCAATTCGAAAATGAAATCTCCATGGGGGCCGGCATTCGTTTTCCCCTTGAATGCGTCTCCTGGAAAAGATGGCAAGTGAACGGCTTGAGTTGAGTGCAATAAGAAGAACGGCTGTTCGGGATTATTCAGCACATGCTGCTGTAGAAACTGCTGACTCTTCTCAAGAAACACCATGTCCACCTCTTCCAAGTCAAAGTCGGATGCATGCATTCCGCGCCGATTATCATTCGCATAGTCGTGTTTGGGCAGCATCGATTTATCCAGCAAACCAGTCGGCGGATTCGGAATGCGTTTCCCATCGATGAACGCGTACAACCAATCGGTAGTGGGGCAGCAGGCAGTTCCAAAGAACTGATCGAAACCACAGTCAATCGGACCGCCTTCGATCGGGCGAGAATAGTCGATGCGTTTGACCGCATCGGGGCCACCGTCATGAATCGGATTTCCGTCGGTATCATAGAAAGTCAATCCGATGTGCCACTTTCCAAAACACGCAGTCGCATAGCCCTGCTGCCTTAGCATTTCAGGCAAAGTCAATCTTCCAGGCTGGATCAACGACGGCCCGCCCGCACCCGAAAACACTCGACCACCATTGGGAGCACGAAAGGCCATTTGCCCGGTCATCAAGCTGTAGCGTGTTGGCGTGCATACCGTGCAAGGGCTGTGCGCGTCGGTGAAACGCATTCCCTGTCGCGCCAATTTATCGATATGCGGTGTCGGAATCTTCGATTGCAGGTTGTAACAGCCGATATCTCCATAGCCTAAATCGTCGGCCAGGATAACGATGATATTCGGTTGCTCGCCGCTCTCCCGCCGCTCACCCGCAACGACCACTTGCGATACGCCAACGAGTATTGCCAATAGCGCAGGGACAACCAGGACAACTAATTTTTGCATGTTGATACCACGGGGCTAGTGCGAAAGTAGGGGACGCCAGTTCTTCCTGCGATACATCTTGCAGTGAGACGACCGAGTGGTCAGGGCGGATCTACAAGTTCGGGAGCTTCCGAGATATCCTACCACAATCCCCTCGCGAAAAACCGGTTTCACCGATTGTGCGCCGCGCCCCGCAGTTGACTCCCAGGACAGCGACCGACAGAAATCGATTCGAAGCCCCACGTAGCTACGCTCGCCAGAGGACGGCCTCCACCGTCTGGCGACGGTAGCTACGCTAGCCAGAGCGTGGGACGGGCTTCCACCGTCTAGCGACGGTAGCTACGCTCGCCAGAGCGTGGGACGGCTTCCACCGTCTAGCGACGGTAGCTACGCTCGCCAGAGCGTGGGACGGCCTCCACCGTCTAGCGACGGTAGCTACGCTCGCCAGAGCGTGGGACAGGCTTCCACCGTCTAGCGACGGTAGCTACGCTCGCCAGAGCGTGGGACGGCCTCCACCGTCTGGCGACGGTAGCTACGCTCGCCAGAGCGTGGGACGGCTTCCACCGTCTAGCGACGGTAGCTACGCTCGCCAGAGCGTGGGACGACTTCCACCGTCTGGCGACGGTAGCTACGCTCGCCAGAGCGTGGGACAGGCTTCCACCGTCTAGCGACGGTAGCTACGCTCGCCAGAGCGTGGGACGGCCTCCACCGTCTGGCGACGGTAGCTACGCTCGCCAGAGCGTGGGACGGCTTCCACCGTCTAGCGACGGTAGCTACGCTCGCCAGAGCGTGGGACGGCCTCCACCGTCTGCCGACGGTGGCTACGCCCGCCAGAGCGTGGGACGGCCTCCACCGTCTAGCGACGGTGGCTACGTTTTGGCGATCTCTTCGAACTTAGTGCTTGAGCTGGCCTGGGACGCTCAATTCTCCATCCTTGTTGTGACCGCTAGCGACCCTCTCCATCCACTCCCAAACTTGGCGACGATCGCGACTCGGTCTGAGAAGCCAGCGATCGGTGTGCGCGGCCTGGGCAAATTCGTTGGGAAAACTGCCGAGAATCTCAGCGGTATTGATATTGGAAAACCTAAAACGATTGGGTATCGGAACAACTGAGCGAACAAATTCTTCCGACTTGCGATTGTTACCATTCTGGCTGACCCAGTACGGACGATTCTCCACTTTTGCCAACCGCTTCTTCGCTTCGCTCTGATAGCGTTCCAGTGGCGATCCCCAAGCGGTGTTCCACTCCCGCACTCCATCAAAATGATCGTGCGTAATGAAAGCAGTCCACAAACTTGCAACTTCATCGTCGCGGAGTCCCAGATAATTGACTCCGATAGCGCCACGCGAGAATCCACACAGGAAAACTGCGTTCGGATCGCCACCAAACTGCTCGATGATGAGGGGCACATTCTGTTTGGCGTACTCCACCGTTGCTTGCTCATCGCCCCACCAAGTCACTTCGTTGGCGGTTCCTGTGGAATTGACATAAGGCAGCACGACCCAAATGTACTTTCCGCCTGAAAGACCGTATCCAAGTGCAGCGTCCTGCGATTTGCCAGTCGATCCGCTCTGCGGATAATAGTTGCCCGTGTATTCAAAGATGATCGGGACGGGAGCTCCTTCCGGCTTCCAGCCCGGTGGAAGATAGAGTGTATGAAACACTTCCGTGCCAACATATTCAGCAGCCGTGACTGCTACGCGTTTCCCCGCAGCCGGTCCCCCCTGCGAAAGAGTTGGCACCGTCAGAGTCTCCGACGATTCTGCGTCTAGATGCCAGTCGTCCGCCCTCAATAGACTCGGAGTGGCGCAACAGAAAGAAAATGCCATCGCTAGAATCGACACCCAATACGGATACTTCACCGGGGTGAATTGGCTGGCGTCGAGATATCTCATTTGATTTGCATTTCTGTTCGCTGGCAATTGGAAAACGCACACGTTCTACGTGCCCAAGCGACACGTTGGGATCGGTCCACTCTATCAGGTCTGGGACGCAACACTCGCAACCGGGAATCCACGCGCATGCCGAGGCTCTGTTAGCTTCGCAAATGCGGTAGACACGAAGCTTATCCGACACCATTGCTATCGGTCTCGCAAGCGTTCCCCAAGCCAGGGCGCAAGTCGCAGCCAACAGCAGGCCGCCCGTAAAGATTACGTTTTGAGGCTTCAGCATGCCCGATCCCCAGAGACTACTTAATAGCAATCGCCAGCGTCCGGCAATGTTGTCTTGAACTCAAGCACTGGTTAACGCAAAACTAATGTAAACCATGCTGAAGTTATCCAACAAAGCCGCTCCCCAAACTCTCCACTGAGGCTCTGCGATATACTCGAATGATGTAAGTCGAGCTCTTCAAGCCACACATGGTACGCGACCACTGAGGAAAAACCGATGCCTGAGCCAAGAAACTCCCCATCCCCCGACGAACAACCTTTGGAAGAACCTTGCCGTCCGGCCTGTCCCGTCTGCGGCGGTAGGCTCATTGAGATCCGCGCCAAGCTTCAATGCTCGCAGTGCCACACAATTTGCGAAACATGCTGCGAAGGAGGACGTGGCTAAGCGGTGCACCTGCGACCGTGTGAACCCAATTTGCTGGCTTAGCGTAGGAAGAGCTACCATGACACCTAATGCACGCCCAAATCGAGGTAGGACACTGCCAGCCCTTCATTGGCTCGCTTGGTTCGCGACGTGTCTAACGGTCGTGCTGCTCATCATCATCATCGTCCCTGGCGAGTTCGTTTCCCTGTGGACCACAGAGACGGGAAAGTTGGATGCATGGAAACTGCGTTCAAACGCATTGCGCGAGGCGACGCGCCAAAGACACTATCGGGAAATTGGCGTTACCAGCGGTGCACAGATCGTTGTCGTTGAGCACGGATGGCCCAAGCCGTTTCTGGCACGCGTACTGATTTTCAACCAACCTGATCAAGGGAAACTGCGTATCAACTCCGCTCCATGGCTCCGCGTCGAGAGTTGGTTTCTGAACTGGGGTGGCTCGCGATATCTCCCGGTTTCGTGGAGCGATTACGACAACTGGCCGATTTCGTCCAACGGCTGGACGATCGATTACTGGGCCCTGCTAGTAGACTTGCTGGTTGCTGTCGTGATCGTATTGGCAGTTGGAGTTTCGACGCACAGGTGGTTCAGGGCGCGGGACAACCGCAGTTGGACCTGTCAGCTGCGAGACCTTTTAGGTTTGGTAACCGTCACAGCGCTGGGCTTAGGGATCTACGGCTATCACCAGCAAATACGTACGCTGGAAGGACTCGCTCCCACCGCACAGCCACCTGGATTTGTGCTTTGCAACTCGCAATTATCAGTTGGTCAGAGCTATTGCGGCCCCGTCTGGTTGCGCAAGCTGGCGGGGAATCACTACTTCCCGCAATTCTTCCATCACGTCACCAGCGCGTCGATCCGTTCCAACGCAAACTGGGAGACTTGTTACCAGGAGTTGATGAAATTTCCCTACTTGCACACGCTTCGGCTTCCTGGTGAGTTTCCGGTATCAGCGGTAACGCAATTAGAACAGTGTCAAAGTTTAAAGAACCTTCAACTGACCTACCACAGCACGACGTGGCCAGATCCAACTCCCAATCCATCAACACCAACGCTCAATTTAGAAAATTTGAAATGGCTTGAACGATTGCATTTGGAAACACTACAGTTAGAGGGCGACCAAATCCGCGCCCACCATATTCAGCAGGTTGCCACACTTTCCGGTTTGCAACGTATCTGGCTACGAAGTGTCTCCGCGGACGAAGAAGAGATCGAAGCGATTCGTCGAAAATTCCCCAATGTTGAAATTGAAATCCTCTTCGACTGGCTAACAGTCTTCCGGTCTCCGGGATAGCGGCACTCACATCATCCCTATTCACTGTTGAACACAAACCTTACGCCTCAAAGCGCACAGCAACAGCAAAAAGCCCAGCGCGCCCGTCATTCCCGAGCAGGCCAGAAACAATTTGTGGAAGGGGAGGGGAGGGCAAAGAGGTCACGCTGACCATTTTTGAAATCGTAACCCGCAACGTGACGGGCTGTCGAATTGATAGCAATTTCAATTTTAAGGCGAAGGTAGCGTCCCTAATTGCCCTGTAGCGGCAACCACCTTTCCTTGCTCACGCGGCGGGTTACGATTTCCTCGCCAGCCCAACCACCAGGGGCCGCACCCATTGCAACCCGCCGCGTAAGCAAGGAGAGATTGATAACGCTAGCAAGCAACAGCCAGCAGCATCAGAGCGGGTTCACACCTCAAACATCGTCCGCATATCTAGCGTCCTTGATCACGCGGCGGGTTACGATTTCCTCGCCAGCCCAACCACCAGGGGCCGCACCCATTGCAACCCGCCGCGTCAGCAAGGAAAGATTGATAACGCCAGCAAGCAACAGCCAGCAGTATTAGAGCGGATTCACACCTCAACCATCGCCCGCATATCTAACGTCCTTGCTCACGCAGCGGGTTACGATTTCAACAGCCCGGTGAGCAAGGAGCTGTGGTCACCCCTGCAACGCGATTCGGGGTGCTGCCTTCACAGCGAAATCATCAACCTCTTCAATCAACAATTCGGAACGCACTCCATACCAGTTGCTGCTGCAATTCGAGTCCGCGTACCAGTTGCGTATGGGGGAGGAATGCGTACCCCGCAGCGTCAGCAAGGAGCTGTGACTGCCGCTTCAGAGTAACTCGGCTACTACCTCCGTGCTAAAGTTGCAATCACTCTCAAACCAACAAGCCGTAGAGCCTGGAAACGAGGGATAAACGCAAATGATTTGTACAATCTTGCAAAGCCTCTCCGCTGGCTTAGCACGCCTGGAGCAATCCGCCTTCAACACTTTTGGGAGACTCCACAGCCTTCGTCGGTCGCTCGGTCAGCTCTCCCCGCAAGATTTTAACGTCAGCTGGAGCAACCACGCCGAGTGTGATTCGGTTACCTTGGATGCGCACCACTTCCACCGTAATGTTTCCATCGACAACCAACTTCTCACCAACTTTACGACTAAGAACTAGCATTGAATTCTTCCTTGAGTTTGATTGCTGCGGCGAAGTGTTGTCGCTGGAATGCCGCCTCCCAACACCACTAAGTATCAGCACCGCAGTGACAACTTAGGTCACGCGTCATCGGAATTTGATGAATTTCCATCTTCGCTCGCAACTCCAGCCGGCTGTGGAGGGACTCCAGCCAAACGTATTGCAGCTAGCGTCACTGCGCTCACTCCACTTCTCAACCAGCCCACGGGGGAAAACAACCGCGAAATAAACGAAAGAGGCGAAAGACCATGTGCGACAGCCGTGGTGCTGGATTTTCACTTTCGTTTCCTTTTCCTCCCTGCCTCAACTTCCGCTGCCCCTTTCCCTCGGTTGTTCCGTCCGCTTTTTCGCTTCTTTCGTATATTTCGCGGTTGCAACTCTCTTGAACTGCGGGCGTCTACCTTGCATGGATGCCTCGGCCGGCTACACGAGGCACTACAACAAACATCCCACTTGTCCGCGACTACGATCCAACTCACCAAACAGGCAACATCCCGCGGCCTGTACCTTCTACGGATGGAGAAAAACTACCCCCACTTCCCAACCAGCCCAGGGGGAAAACACCGCGAAATAAACGAAAGAGGCGAAAGATGCGAAAGACTTTCTGTGTGTCAGCCGCGGTGCTGGATTCTCACTTTCGTTTCCTCTCTCTCCCTGCCTCAACTTCCTCCGCCCCTTTCCCTCGGCTGTTCCATCCGCCCTTTTCGCTTCTTTCGTAAATTTCGCGGTTGGATTCCTCTTCGCTGCAATGCCGGTCCGCAAACGAATTCCCATCTGGAACTGATAACATCCCAGAAGCAGAAATTGATGTTTATTCGATTGGGCACTTTGGTCTATATTTGGAAAACCGAATTTGGTTTCCCAAATATCAATTCTAAAGCGAACTAAGACTTCAAGGAGGAGGATTCATGGCCAGACCCAAAGCTGTCGAACTCACAGCCCGAGAGTTAGCAGTCATGCAATTGTTTTGGAACAACGGAGAAGGCACAGCCGAACAGGCTCAAACCCATCTTGAGGCGACGGGTGAGAAGCTAGCATACACGACGGTCGCCAACGTCGTCCGGAGCCTTGCAGACAAGGGGTTCCTAAAATTGACCAATAGTACGCGTCCATATCAGTACGTAGCCGTGCGCAAGTTTGAGGATGTGTCTAAACGCATCGTCGGCGATCTAGTTAACAGACTCTTTGCTGGCTCACGTCAGGCCATGCTGGTCCAATTACTCGATCGTAAGAAATTGACCAAACCTGAACGCGAATATCTCGAAAGCCTACTCAACGAGCAGGAGCAATAGAGATGACAACGATTCTTTTTGCAATCGCCCAATTCACGGTCGTTCTGGCGATCGCCAACATCTTCGTTCGCTGCCTCATTGCGAGGTCACCTCAACTGGCGACTGCGGTTTGCTTGCTGGGAATCACCTTGGTGTCCATCATCATTCCAGTGACTCTCATTCCC
Coding sequences within it:
- a CDS encoding BlaI/MecI/CopY family transcriptional regulator, whose product is MARPKAVELTARELAVMQLFWNNGEGTAEQAQTHLEATGEKLAYTTVANVVRSLADKGFLKLTNSTRPYQYVAVRKFEDVSKRIVGDLVNRLFAGSRQAMLVQLLDRKKLTKPEREYLESLLNEQEQ
- a CDS encoding carbon storage regulator; the protein is MLVLSRKVGEKLVVDGNITVEVVRIQGNRITLGVVAPADVKILRGELTERPTKAVESPKSVEGGLLQAC
- a CDS encoding sulfatase family protein, producing MQKLVVLVVPALLAILVGVSQVVVAGERRESGEQPNIIVILADDLGYGDIGCYNLQSKIPTPHIDKLARQGMRFTDAHSPCTVCTPTRYSLMTGQMAFRAPNGGRVFSGAGGPSLIQPGRLTLPEMLRQQGYATACFGKWHIGLTFYDTDGNPIHDGGPDAVKRIDYSRPIEGGPIDCGFDQFFGTACCPTTDWLYAFIDGKRIPNPPTGLLDKSMLPKHDYANDNRRGMHASDFDLEEVDMVFLEKSQQFLQQHVLNNPEQPFFLLHSTQAVHLPSFPGDAFKGKTNAGPHGDFIFELDHIVGELMETLERLDIAEETLVIFTSDNGPEVPTVYHMRHDHGHDGARPWRGVKRDNWEGGHRIPFVVRWPGKVASNRTSRELTSLTDVMATVAEILDVKLPEQAAEDSFSMLPAFLETPHPEPIRAYLLQQGFGGAKYLAIRRGKWKYLAHKGSGGNNYAQHELLKEYQLPDTAPNAEGQLFDLEADPGETQNLAESHPLVAEELSKLLEQSLSAGRSAPTR